The genomic DNA GGGACAGCAGTGACTAAAGCTATAAAATTGAACTCAAGGTATGTGCCCAACGTTCAAAGCTAGCAGGTAAAAATTTAACTTGGCATTGGCTTTTAATGGTTTCGTTAACCAAAGATTTAACCAGGGCTGCtgcttctgtttttgtctttacTTTGGGATTGTCAGATGTTTTTCTTCGTTTCTGATGGATGGGCGAACGGTAGAAAACAAGCACAGCTGCAGTTTATGAAAGAATCACATCAACAAGAATTTTCTAGGATCACTCAAAGCGAGTTGGGGGTGGGCACGGAGCAAAGGTTCGACTCTCTCAGGCCCAGGGTTCTACCCCTCCTCCCTCTGGCGCAGCAAGGAGGGGTTGAGGAGAGTGCTGCCCCTCACACACCTCTGGGGAGCTCCGGGTGGCCACACTTCCCCACGGGGGTGATTTAAGACACCCTcgtcctcttcccctccccgcaGCTGCAGCCTCAGCTGCGAAGGATGGGATAGAGCCCAAGTGGAGAACCCGGGGCGCAAGGTAAACATAAAAGTGTGCTGGTGTTTAGCGAGAAACAATCGAGTGTTTCCCAAGCATCCGGCCATCAAATCTCGCACTCAGCCAATGTATAAAATCGTAATATGGGGTAGGCGCTCGTATCCCTGTCTTGGCTGAGAATGTGGCGGCTGTCTAGGAGCTGGCGTTCAACACAAGTAGCTCCTTCGGAGACCCGGGGCCGGTGTCCTGCCCGCAGCCCGGAGGGCCTAGCGCAAAAGCAACTTGCGGAGGGCGGCGCCGGGCGCGTGCGGGCCGCGCGGGAGCTGGTCCGGGATCATGGCCGCGCTGTGCTCGGCGCGCAGCGTCAAGCGCGGACACGCGGCGCGCAGACGCCTCAGGCCGGCCGCGCTCACGTTGCGGCAGAAGTCCACGTGCAGCGTCTGCAGCGCGCGCCCGTGCGCCGCCACGGCCGTCAGCGTGCGGTTGGTGACGCGCGCGCAGTTCTCCAGGTGCAGCGCGCGCAGGCGCGGGCAGCAGCGCAGGAGACGCGCCAGGCAGTCGTCGGTGACGTGGCCGCAGCCAGACAGCGTGACGGATGCCAGGTTGGGGCACCTGCGGAGAGAACGCGGGCCCGGGCCGAGGAGGATGCGGTTAGCCTGCCGCCCCCCGGTCACGACCCCTAGCTCCCTGGCTGGTTGGTCCCAGTGCCAACTCTGGGAGACCGCATCTTATAGAGGAGTACCGGGCCTAgctcttgtggcttagctggtgaagaatccgcctgcaatgcgggagatctgggttcgatccctgggttgggaagatcccctggagaagggaaggactacctccagtatcctggcccggagaattccatggactgtatggtccatggggtttcaaagagttggatccggttgagcgaccttcactttcatcGGACCTAGCGAGTTTCCCTTTGGGAAGTTGCCCGCGGTGACACGACCGGGATCTGAACTGGGACCCACTTCCCTTGCTCTTCTGCTACTCCACCTCACCATACTTGGCTATGAGTGAGGCCCTGGTGATCATGGCAGGACAGTACAGAGAGAGTTTCCCGTGAAGTGTCTTAGAGTCAGGCCCATTCCAACTCTTGGCCATCGGGGCCCCTTCTGAGTATTGGTTCGGAGCTCTAGAGCCCTGGTTTCAGCTCAGTTGACTGAGGCAATTACTGCAACTCCACTGGGACGCAAGCCTGCCAGAAGTCAAGATCCACAGGTAGCTAGACCCAGGCCTGTTGTGGGTACACTCAGGGACACGGGTAGCTTGTCCAGAAAGCATGGGGAGAGGGGGATGCCTCTGCACCAACCTTACCAGCAACTGCTTGGGGAAAAGATCTTGAGCAAAGGTGGACGTGGCTTCTTTGTGCTGCGACCTTGATTGTCACTCTTTACCTGGTATGTATGTTTGAGGTTGGCTGGGAGAGACTAATGCCCACCAGTGGGATTGTCCTGAGAACTAAATGAGATTAGAATTGTCTGGAGCCTGTGCAGGGCCTTCTGTGGGTGCTTCTAAGCCATGTTTCCTGGGAGCAGGCAGGACCAGACTGCTTCCAGTCAAGAACCTGTCTCATGGGTGCAGGTCTTGGCTTCCTATTGCCAGAGGAAGCTGGAGCCAGGCCACAGAGGGTTTCCCTTTCCCCATCAGCCTCCCTCAATGCCCCTGGGCTGCACCTGACCGAGCCAGCTCAGCTCCCTTTGctttaggaaggaaggaaggaactaAAGTAGACTGGACATGGCTGCATCCACACACCGAGAACACCCCATCTTTCCCAGTTTGCACATCTTCCTTAGTCTTCATATCTGCCTTCCACCCCCAGTTTCTCGAATGAGGAAACTGGCTCAGGGAGCTCAAGTGATTTGCCTGTGACTTATTTGCTGTCTGACTCAGGACAAATACCTGAACCTTGCTGCACCACCTCTTCATCTGTCAAGTGGGAGAGAAACTGTTACCTTCAGCGTGGTGGTGAGGTTTAGGTAGGCGTTCAAGCCCCAAGGCTGTTAACATGATTCCTTCCTCTTGAGAACCTTTAGAATAATCCCAAGGCAGGAAGAAGCCAGCAAAAGAAACCATGGACTCCTTGCCCAGCCATCCTCAGCTGTCCCCAGGTGATTGCCAGATCTAGGTTTGCTGCACAGGTATccgtacctactgtgtgccagtgcTACTGTGTCATTTAATCCAAAATTAGCCTGTGAGATAAGGCAGTTTATCCCATTTCACAGGGGAAGAAATgaagttaaatttaaatatttgggCTGGGGGTCACATGGTCAGACAGTAGCAGTACTGGGGGACTCAGCCCCAAGCCCTTTGCTTTTTTATGACACTCGTGACCCTTGCTGTACCCAGACAAGTATAGTCCACACCTTTCTAGTTTGGGGGTTATACCTGCTTCTCTTACAAGAATGGAAGAAATTTAGGGCAGACTTTTTGCCCTGCATGTATCACTTCCCTGTCTGTCTACTGGGTCTTGTTAAACCCATCAAAATGGCATGGTCTCATTAGGGACCAACCCCAAATCCATCTAATTTTCTTCTAtggccttaaaaaaataaataaagaaaggagGAGCCACTACACTATTTGCTTCTGTTCCTTGTTAGGCTGCCGGAATACAGCAGCTGTTAAACCTGGGTGGCAACAAGCAGACTGAACCTAGTTTGTTAGTGAACGAGGAGATCATTTCCTCAAAGGCAGGTCAGGACTGGTAAAGGCTCAGAGAGAGCCTGGCTGAGGAAGACTATTCTTTCATGGACTGCTCTGGGCAGGAGGCTGTGGCACTGAAGGGAGTCTTGCCACTGTGGGGTCGACAGGTCAAATTATAGGATGTATTTAGGACATACTTATGCCAAAaattattctctctctctgaagTTCAAATTTATCTGGGCCTCTTGAATCTTTATTTGCTAAAATCTGGTAATCCTAGACTGTGGCACAAATCACACAACCTGTCAGACTTTTTGGTTTGCTCATTTGAGAACTTAGGCTAAAGCACTCTTCCCTTCAGTTTACTGATCCTCACAGTAACTTTTGAAGATAAGTAAGTTTTTCATAAGGAAACCATTGTCTGCACCCTTGCTGGAGCCTGGATTGGTTCATCTAACCCAGAGCCGAGCAGCCTAACCCTCCTTCAGCTGCACTTCACAGGTCTTGGGGTTTGCTTGCCAGGAGCAAAGTCAAGGGGGTGAGCTGATTGCTGAATCTTGAAACCTTTTCCTGGGGCCTGACACTGAAAATGAAGGCCCAGCTGGACCCACCCAGCCCTTAATGGCTGCCAGGGAGGACAGATGCCAGAAGCACAGGAGAGGCTGAAGCCTAGTTCTTCCTCTCTGCGGAAGCAGCTCCAGGACCTGTGAGGCTAAGAGGAAGACTGGCACCCTTTCCCCCGCATAATTCTGTCCATCCTGTGGAGATTGCGTAGTGGGTGGGCCTGGAGAGTCTGCCTTGGGCCTAGTCTGAGGCTCCCCGAAGCAGAGACGTCTTGGTCTCGTAATTTACTCTTCCCAGACCCCCAGGAGCCTCCCAGAGCTCTGGATGCCAGCGCTGCTCAGGAGGCGGCCTACCTGTCgcacacctggaggaggaaatcattGACTAGGCTCTCGTGCCGGCTGCAGATGTTCCTCTGGAGGGCGCTCTTGAGCCAGTCCTCGATGCTGCACACCTGCACGCGGCTGGAGTGCCAGCAGATGGAGAGGCTCCTGAGTGCCGGGCTCAGGAGGAAGTTGTCCTTCTTGAGTTCTGTGAGGGAACGAAAGTGCAGCAGGGACCAGAGTGCAGGGTCCTCAAACACGTCCTGGAGCTGGGGGCAGGTCCTGGCAAGGTTCTTCCTACTGTCCTTGTCCAGGAAGGAGAAGAGGTGCAGCAGGCACTCCCGATTGAGCTGGGTGATGTGCATGGTACGCAGTGGCCACACCGAGTGTGGCTGGAGCCCAGGGACCTGACCTACCTCCAGCTGCTCCTCCCCAGCTCTGGGCTGGTGGACATATATGGTTGAAGAATGGCGTTTATTTTTGGCCAACAACTGGTGCTGGCGCTCTAAGGAGGAGGGAAGCCCAGACCCAGACATACGTGCGGCAGTCTGTGGCTCGGCTTATGTTTTCAGCAGAAAAGCAGCATATTTAAGTTCAATAGCCTCCTTAAAggggatttctttccttttagctGACAATGGTGTTAGGCAGAGAGCTCTTTAGGCATTTTCATTCGAGGTGCTGGCTGGACCACCTTTGTCCGGGCTTGCAGTCTCTACTCACTGGGAGGGACTCTAATTGTAAATAGTATCTGGTTTTATTTCCTGGGGCATCATTATGAGTCTTCGGCTCTACTTTCAATGTGAAGAAGCCTGCTGTCTATGAAGAACTAAAGGTGATGGTTTTATGCTCTGAGGTGTAAGCAGAAGCCGTGGTCGATgctccttttctgtgttttttgtttgtttagtggTTTCCAGCCTAGGCTGAGCTACCTTCAAATCCTGCTGCCCCCCTCCAAGCAGAGGGATTTCCCAGTTGGCTCTGTTTTTACCCTGAGCTTTTTCATAAGAGATTTGTGTTAAGTAGCTTCTCGCTCTCCAAggttcttctgtgtgtgtgtcacattTTAAACTTGTTTACTTGGCTTTTCATTTTTCCAGTTATGTGTCCTGCTGTATCTAATCTATATTTCCCCAagtgccaggatggatgaagtaACTCAATACAAAACTGCTTGAAGCAATTATAAGTTGAAGTATTCTACTCTTGCCCTGTAAGCCAGCCACACATCCTCCTTGTGAACGTGTGTAGTTTAGTTCCCGGCAGTTAAGCCGCTAGGTAAATTGCCTGGAGGTTTTATTCATGAGTTCTCCCTTCCTAACACAACACTGAGATTTCTTAATCTGTGGACCCATTTTCTAGTACCGCTTcactcccagtccttcaccagACCCTACCGTATTTCCCCTCCTGTGAACtcctatgtctgtgtctcctatGTCCTGCTTGGTTTGGGGGCTGCAGTCGTGAGATGAGAACCATTGTTTCTGTTAGATGAGGCCACCTCAGTGGTTACTGTTGGTTCCTTTTCCCACATAATGAGAATTGGAAGGAATGGGAATACTGTTTCCACTTGTGTGGATGAAGCACATGTGCCAGGATCCTCTTCTGGAACTGAGGCTTGGTTGGACCTGGTGCAGCTTTGCCTGTAAAAGCAGAATGCAGCCGAGGGGTGAAAGTAGCCACTGTGGCTCGCTCCCGTGCTTTGAGGAGCCAGGTGCAGCGGTCCCCTGTGCCCAGGTTACCCCACCACTGCCAAGGTCACATGGAAAGCGTGgcttttcttaaaaacaacatACATCAAGAAACAGCCAAAAGCAAGATGTATTTCTCAAGGAAAGGGTTACTAGGAACTGCTCATATTTCACACAAATCATTTTAATTGTTCAAATGACAGCTGACTAGCCAGAATCCCTCTTTGGGCTCTAGTTAAACTTATTTAAAAGGTACTGCTACACCACAGGTGTTTACTGGAAAGCCTTTAGGATTTCCCTCCTGAATCCTTTCCAAACCAGTACTTTTTAGAGGGCTGATCCCTGGAAGTAGTTGGTTCTTTCACCTTCTTAAAGGCATAGTAGTATAAGCATGCCAGCCACAGGGGAGAGTCATTTTGGTTCCTTGTGTCTCCCAAGCTGCACTTCAACAGCTCTGCTTGAGCAGCAAATATGGGCAGAGCCGGGCCACTTCGCTGCTCCTCACGTGGGGTGGTAGGAGGCACCCCAGAATACAGGGTGGGTCCACAGGCATGCCTGCCTGCAGGGAGGGCTGTGGCTCACAGCCGGGTGTTCTGACAGCTGTTCCTCCAAGCTCCTCCCTTTCTGCCCCGTGGAGCTCAGCTCCTCCACAGCCTCTGACCGGCACGGCTGCCAAAAGGAAACGTGTGATTTGGGAACTGGAG from Ovis aries strain OAR_USU_Benz2616 breed Rambouillet chromosome 7, ARS-UI_Ramb_v3.0, whole genome shotgun sequence includes the following:
- the FBXL22 gene encoding F-box and leucine-rich protein 22 codes for the protein MHITQLNRECLLHLFSFLDKDSRKNLARTCPQLQDVFEDPALWSLLHFRSLTELKKDNFLLSPALRSLSICWHSSRVQVCSIEDWLKSALQRNICSRHESLVNDFLLQVCDRCPNLASVTLSGCGHVTDDCLARLLRCCPRLRALHLENCARVTNRTLTAVAAHGRALQTLHVDFCRNVSAAGLRRLRAACPRLTLRAEHSAAMIPDQLPRGPHAPGAALRKLLLR